Part of the Ammospiza nelsoni isolate bAmmNel1 chromosome 25, bAmmNel1.pri, whole genome shotgun sequence genome, CTCAGGATACACAGGGTCAGACATCTCCCAGTACAAGAGCCCTCAAACCCAGGCACTCTTGCATCTACAGCATTTCcccctttattttctttcccagtgtttctgcccagcccagctgtaaATGACTGAAGTAATAAAGCTCCCACCATTTCCCCTGGAAGATTATTCCATGGTCAAACAGATTTTGccattagaatttttttccttcctgaggcAGTTTAATTTCACCCCATTATATCAATGTatggagagaaaagagaaaaaccacaGGGGTGACAGAGAGGGCAGAAGGGTCTAGAAGGGGTCTGAGCAGGATGGAGCTCAGGAGAGACAGTACCATGACAGCTGTCCCAGCCGGCTGCAGAACGCTGGATAAtgcatctccatctccatctcctccccagcctctggaggctgtgcctgccctggagAGATGCTCCCAGTGACCACgggctgccagcacagacacagagccaCCGAATTCCGCCTGAAAACTGAACCCGGGGAAGGAAAGTTCAGGGTGTCGCAGCGCTGGCAGGATGTGTTCCTCCTTCCCTAATCAGGATGTGTTATTGGGGAGCGCTTAAAGCCAAGTCGGGGGTAATTACAGGTAATTAAGCGCTCTCAGTGGGGAGTGAGGCGCTCGGGGatgcagaggagctgccctgcGGCTCTCGGGGAAGGGGATGAGGCTGTGCCGGGCTCGGGGCTCCCCAGAGCACgcaggaacagccctggagGCCCGGCAGGCTCAGGCCTTTGGTGCATCCTTCCCGCTGCCAAAGGggtttctgcaggagctgggggagagctgagcccagggatCAGCTCCCAGCCCGACTGTCCCGAATGTGACGGGATGGGCCCTGTGACAGCTGAGGGGGCACAGGACCCGGGACGGGaatgaagcagctgctgggactGGGAAAACCCTGGCTGCAAATGGGAATTCAGCCCGAGCAGCAAAAGCTGTGCCCAAAAGCCAGCAGTCACTCTCCACAGCGTTCATCTTCCCTGCATTACTGGGAAAAGCAAGTAACTCCCGATTTACTCCGAGTTCCTGCTCACACGTGTGAGGAGTTCCATAAATGCCCGTTTTACACGAGTCCCCACACAGCCCATGAGCAGCAATAGGTGGAGCTCCAAGCGCTGCCAGCGCCccgggagcagagcagagccaggccagagtgtcccaccctgtccctgcgTGGGACAGGGCCAGCCTGGGCTAAATTGCAGGTGAAAACCCAGCACATCTCTACCTAAACATGGCCAGCCACTCACAACTAAACTTCCAAGATGCTTCCTTGCCTATCATAGAAGAACTGATAGGATTCCATGACCACACCCTAATGGTTGCACTGGCAATCTGCAGCCGAGTCCTCTACCTATTAATCCAGATACTTACGAAAAACTGTCATCAAGTACAGCTGATGCACAAGAAATCGACCTCGTCTCAACGATCCTCCCAGCCATAGTGCTGGTCATGCTCGCCCTACTGTCCTTACAAATCCTCTACATGACAGACAACATCAACGAACCTGATCTGACCCTAAAAGCCATCGGTCACCAATGGTACTGAACCTACCAATACACTGATCTCAAAGACCTGACATTGGACTCCTACATAATCCCCACTACAGATTTACCCTTAGGACACTTCCACCTGCTAGAAGTCGACCACCGTGGTTTCATCCCTATAAGCTCCACTGTCCGAGTCATCGTCACTGCTGACAACAACACACTTCACTCATGAGCTGTCCCCACTCATGAGCATCCCCTGAGCTgccacagacacagccaggctgccaaAAGAGTCTGcatggggaagatgaaacaggaaagccttataaatatgattgcctggcaaaagattttgagagtatggaaactataagtgagattgaaatgaaagcaagctttgagatccctcaattactgaacaactggaaaacaatggcatggccagctgaaggtgatcccctttggatcaaacaatcccctctgcttgcagacaggcccaaggctcagagcagaccctgccagcttggcagaaggggcccaaagaggagtttttagggtttaaaatgtaacccagtgtggtaatgtaatgattcttatgggctgtatggaaatgctgtaggatttgtatcttggactagattggttagtgataatgagaatattcaacacagaagatttatggtattgtaacgggaacctcACACTCTTACTCTCTTATCCTCCTTTTACTCTCTCgctctctcatcctctctccccctctcttcttttgggccagctctgagctgtggctggcagctcccagcagggccctgcacccaggccctttgcaataaaccacaagttcccagccctggctgcagagatctctggtcTGTGTCCATCCTGACTGTCCTACCCCCGGCACTCCTAAAAGTCTGCCTGGGGAAGACCTTTGCTTTGGGAAGAACTTGTGCATTAATGAACCtgggagggatttaaaagccatgtggatgtggcacttgaggcCAGGTCAGTGATGGGTTTGGAAGTGTTGGACTCGATCTCAGAGGGATTTTCCAACCTAAAAGATTCTATGAGGTTGTGGCTCTTACTGCAGGTTCTGTGTCTGGCTGTGGCCTTGCTGTCAAACCTGGACTCCACACCTTGCCCAGTTactccagcagagccagatTGCAGCTCTCTAATTCCAGTTTAACTCGCACTAGAGGTGCACAACCTGCACCAAGCTCCTTGGGGGATTGCTCTGCCTGTATGGATGTAAAGGGGGTGCTTCAGCCAGCCAGACCCCCACTCACTGTCAGGACTTGGTTCCTGCAGCAGGTCCCCGTGGCTGAGTGCTCCCTTTGCACCCCTCAGAGGAGTTCTGCAGAGCTCATCATCTCAGGAGACAAGAAAAGCCCCACAGCAGagcgctgtgcctgcaggagcacCAGGCAGGGTGGAaatgcagcatccctgggctcaCACCTTGTTTCTGGAGTTTGCCATGCCCATGGGaacagagccagccctgctgctgatgCCAGGGTGCCAAAGGGAGGCAGTGGTGGCAgtcccagggatgcagggctgggtgggagcagagtgtccccagcctgtccccgtgtgcccacagggctctggcaggggctgcaggggctgcttggATGGAGCCTCTCCAAACCCCATGTGCCACTGTGGGCTGGGCTGTCTCCAGCTTGGAGAACCTGGGTGTCCCAGAGAGAGCCCAAAGTGGGGAGGCCATGCCATCTCCAGGCTTTGGACATGAGGAATGTTGGCTTCAATACCGACATTTTGCCTGCAGATCCCAAAGCATCTTGTGAGGCCCTCACCTGCtccatcacagcagcagcacatccaccAAAGGCACTCAGACACCACTTTTGGGCTATTCCTGCCTGATTTCTTTATCAGGCCCTTCCCTCTAGGTCTGCTGCCACTTCTGTGGATACAGAGCTGTGCATcaaaaaagggttaaaacccCAAGGGAGCTGCTGATTACATTTTATGTAGTTCAGAAAGGCCAGTGAGGCCCCGGAaccaaacatttttccttttaatgacACCCTCATGGATTAAGAGGGACCTGTCTCCCCACAAACATTAAAGCAATGGATGGATTACCCTGGCGACCCCACCTGTGCGCTGCTGGGACACcagagaacagcttgcaaaagGGCCACAACAGCTTTGGGACAGgtgtggcacaggcagggcagtgccactTCCCTCCACTGTCCCCAAACAGCCACCCTGGCagtggagctgggccagggaaaaagaaaatggaaagtgtTTTTGGGGTGAGGGGAGGTGTTATTGCAGATGTTTGGGTTATTGCAGGGGTTTGCCtaaaaggaggaagagggaaggggag contains:
- the LOC132083863 gene encoding LOW QUALITY PROTEIN: cytochrome c oxidase subunit 2-like (The sequence of the model RefSeq protein was modified relative to this genomic sequence to represent the inferred CDS: inserted 1 base in 1 codon; substituted 1 base at 1 genomic stop codon), with the protein product MASHSQLNFQDASLPIIEELIGFHDHTLMVALAICSRVLYLLIQILXEKLSSSTADAQEIDLVSTILPAIVLVMLALLSLQILYMTDNINEPDLTLKAIGHQWYXTYQYTDLKDLTLDSYIIPTTDLPLGHFHLLEVDHRGFIPISSTVRVIVTADNNTLHS